One window of the Dreissena polymorpha isolate Duluth1 chromosome 5, UMN_Dpol_1.0, whole genome shotgun sequence genome contains the following:
- the LOC127832114 gene encoding uncharacterized protein LOC127832114 isoform X2 — translation MADYLRTILLFALVIYADCCFIMMRGAETIECQSSQELTFQVTRDIDNETWIIAECHPNEKSCFLRNQSYESNYIIANTSTGGLLVVRNFTRETFGVYKCFETYNPKKFKTIDISSSTVPPEFFQLETQDQSNSKQIVFNRLNATTNGGFALLECFSRTITTFQFMASGTHDLISIATCDITQKACYLEDDTHENQYAITYGGNKGHLLVVDLNEDTSGRYRCCETHNLSNCDTITIPLQRPKNQTEKEMSVKPSMHRFTSDISGVLRFFIGTLGVFVITLIVERVIQIGITCRNMFCRQTQAGTGAERERLN, via the exons TGATCTATGCGGACTGCTGCTTCATCATGATGCGTGGGGCAGAAACTATCGAATGCCAATCCTCACAAGAACTTACGTTCCAGGTTACTAGAGACATCGACAACGAGACATGGATCATTGCCGAATGCCATCCAAATGAGAAATCGTGCTTCTTGAGAAATCAGTCATATGAATCGAATTACATTATCGCTAACACAAGTACAGGAGGATTGCTTGTAGTTAGAAATTTTACAAGAGAAACTTTCGGTGTTTACAAATGTTTTGAAACATACAACCCCAAAAAGTTCAAAACAATCGACATTAGCAGTAGCACTGTACCACCAGAATTCTTTCAACTGGAAACACAAG ATCAATCAAATTCGAAACAGATCGTTTTCAATAGGCTAAACGCTACGACAAATGGAGGTTTTGCGCTACTTGAATGCTTCTCAAGAACAATCACAACATTCCAATTCATGGCATCTGGAACACATGATTTAATCAGTATTGCCACTTGTGACATTACACAGAAGGCATGTTACCTAGAAGACGATACCCATGAAAACCAGTACGCAATCACATATGGCGGAAACAAAGGACACTTGCTGGTAGTAGACCTCAACGAAGACACTTCTGGGAGATATAGATGTTGTGAAACACACAATCTCAGCAATTGTGACACTATTACCATTCCTCTTCAAAGACCAAAGAACCAAACTGAGAAAG AAATGAGTGTTAAACCATCCATGCACAGATTCACCAGCGATATATCGGGCGTTTTAAGATTTTTTATCGGCACATTGGGCGTTTTTGTGATAACATTGATCGTAGAAAGGGTGATACAAATTGGCATTACGTGTAGAAATATGTTCTGCAGACAGACACAAGCAG GTACCGGCGCGGAAAGAGAGCGACTGaactaa
- the LOC127832114 gene encoding uncharacterized protein LOC127832114 isoform X1 — translation MISIQRSTNKNKDTVMADYLRTILLFALVIYADCCFIMMRGAETIECQSSQELTFQVTRDIDNETWIIAECHPNEKSCFLRNQSYESNYIIANTSTGGLLVVRNFTRETFGVYKCFETYNPKKFKTIDISSSTVPPEFFQLETQDQSNSKQIVFNRLNATTNGGFALLECFSRTITTFQFMASGTHDLISIATCDITQKACYLEDDTHENQYAITYGGNKGHLLVVDLNEDTSGRYRCCETHNLSNCDTITIPLQRPKNQTEKEMSVKPSMHRFTSDISGVLRFFIGTLGVFVITLIVERVIQIGITCRNMFCRQTQAGTGAERERLN, via the exons TGATCTATGCGGACTGCTGCTTCATCATGATGCGTGGGGCAGAAACTATCGAATGCCAATCCTCACAAGAACTTACGTTCCAGGTTACTAGAGACATCGACAACGAGACATGGATCATTGCCGAATGCCATCCAAATGAGAAATCGTGCTTCTTGAGAAATCAGTCATATGAATCGAATTACATTATCGCTAACACAAGTACAGGAGGATTGCTTGTAGTTAGAAATTTTACAAGAGAAACTTTCGGTGTTTACAAATGTTTTGAAACATACAACCCCAAAAAGTTCAAAACAATCGACATTAGCAGTAGCACTGTACCACCAGAATTCTTTCAACTGGAAACACAAG ATCAATCAAATTCGAAACAGATCGTTTTCAATAGGCTAAACGCTACGACAAATGGAGGTTTTGCGCTACTTGAATGCTTCTCAAGAACAATCACAACATTCCAATTCATGGCATCTGGAACACATGATTTAATCAGTATTGCCACTTGTGACATTACACAGAAGGCATGTTACCTAGAAGACGATACCCATGAAAACCAGTACGCAATCACATATGGCGGAAACAAAGGACACTTGCTGGTAGTAGACCTCAACGAAGACACTTCTGGGAGATATAGATGTTGTGAAACACACAATCTCAGCAATTGTGACACTATTACCATTCCTCTTCAAAGACCAAAGAACCAAACTGAGAAAG AAATGAGTGTTAAACCATCCATGCACAGATTCACCAGCGATATATCGGGCGTTTTAAGATTTTTTATCGGCACATTGGGCGTTTTTGTGATAACATTGATCGTAGAAAGGGTGATACAAATTGGCATTACGTGTAGAAATATGTTCTGCAGACAGACACAAGCAG GTACCGGCGCGGAAAGAGAGCGACTGaactaa